AAATCATGAACCATGTCATGATATCAATCAACCATCTCATGGTTTGTTGCTTTAGCTAAACGAATAATTCTTTAACTATCATTTGTTTGTCTATTCCTGCACTTCCCTGATTTagctctttcccttttttctccgTGTTTTCAACCAGTTTGAGATATTGGTGCATGGGAGTGACTCTGTAAGAAAGATCTCTGTGAGAACCTGAGATTAGCTTGTTCTGGTTTCCCCCATTTGGTGACTCAACTAGTCTTGATTCACTAACATCAACCTCTATCTCGATTTCTCTCAACTTTGAGGATGTGGAAGTtctgatattttcaaattctatAGAAAAGAGAAGTGCTTGCTGTCTTAGAGCCCTGCTGAAAGTATGAACTGGATGGGTGGTTATTCACGCTTACCAAGACCTGGAGGTTTCCGACCACAAAATCTTGGCCAGAATGCTATTTCTGTGGTTGGTAACTTCTGTTTCACATTCTTTGTATTCGGTGTCGTGATATTCACCATCATTGCTGCTACATACCAACCTGAGGATCCACTCTTTCGCCCATATACAAAGATTACAAGCTTTTTCACTTCAACTTCCAAGGCTACCTTCCGTTCAGATGAATCCGTTCCCAAGACTGCAGAGGATTTCACGCCCTTAAACCAAACCGCTTTTGCGACATTCATCAATGTCACAGATGTCTCGGCGCCTACCACCACCTCCGAAGCAGATTGCAGTGGCAGCTCAGGTGCAATCGACTGCACGGATCCGGATGTCTTTCCTTTTATGATGCGGGTTGCAATTGAACGTTTCACAAATATCCATTTCTACAAGTTTGGCAAACCTGTTCAGGGGCCAAATGGTAGCTCTTGCGACATGGCATGGAGATTCAGGCCTAAAGATGGAAAAAGGGCTGCATTTTATAAGGATTATCGTAGATTTGTAATCTCACGGTTGTCGGACTGCAGTTACAGTGTAGATGGGATTGGTGAGTACCACTCTGGTCTGAATgctaggaagaagaagaaatttgaaaaacagGGATCGGAAGCTGAATTTGGGCCGCAATCAGAGGATTTAACTCCTCCAGAAGAAAAGCTTCCCGTTGTTGGGGATATTGTGAATGACACAATCCCAACGGTGGAGTCTGAAAGCAAGTTCAGCACCGGGAAGTATTTGATTTACAGTGGCGGTGGCGACCGCTGCAAGAACATGAAACATTTTCTGTGGAGCTTCTTGTGTTCTCTGGGTGAAGCTCGGTATTTGAATAGGACACTTGTGATGGACCTCAGTATGTGCTTGTCGTCAAT
Above is a window of Nymphaea colorata isolate Beijing-Zhang1983 chromosome 8, ASM883128v2, whole genome shotgun sequence DNA encoding:
- the LOC116258918 gene encoding uncharacterized protein LOC116258918; its protein translation is MNWMGGYSRLPRPGGFRPQNLGQNAISVVGNFCFTFFVFGVVIFTIIAATYQPEDPLFRPYTKITSFFTSTSKATFRSDESVPKTAEDFTPLNQTAFATFINVTDVSAPTTTSEADCSGSSGAIDCTDPDVFPFMMRVAIERFTNIHFYKFGKPVQGPNGSSCDMAWRFRPKDGKRAAFYKDYRRFVISRLSDCSYSVDGIGEYHSGLNARKKKKFEKQGSEAEFGPQSEDLTPPEEKLPVVGDIVNDTIPTVESESKFSTGKYLIYSGGGDRCKNMKHFLWSFLCSLGEARYLNRTLVMDLSMCLSSMYTSSHQDEEGKDFRFYFDFEHLKDSASVMEQGQFWTEWGKWQKLDSLSLHLEEGFRVTPMQLVDVTDTLIMRKFGSVEPDNYWYRVCEGETESVVQRPWQLVRKSRRLLEIVSAISTKLNWDFDSVHVVRGEKASNTELWPNLARDTMPEAIISALRYKVDEGRNLYIASDEPDTSFFDPLKEKYIIHFLDDYNGLWGEGSEWYNEMKALNNGSPIEFDGYMRVAVDTEVFLRGKKQVETFNDLTKDCRDGINTCTASS